One window of the Micromonas commoda chromosome 11, complete sequence genome contains the following:
- a CDS encoding predicted protein — protein MWQAFVALVQLLKLLDRLAWFLGRGALAGILWTILAVWRLALQCAGLDVDRKSRRGAHDRGGRRGANFGDAFATTEVPERIVLSSRGDANKLEAKMRGWTRWREDYDIDNILATPKPSFEVVKAFYPHALHGKTKSGHAIQMEAPGQFSKLIKALRDRGFANPTRAVVEHVSFVMSYAFANVDPRNLPNGRILRIIDMSRMDLADTTYEAFMFLKTMASSVSIAFPERVHRVVIVNPPSGFGVLWSVFSPLASPSTLARVKVCKTTEEARRVLEEDMDIRDIPREYGGRCTCGGNRRGSPALKIFGTFRDTGGGDAQLCPSASMSSCWRDEALERELWRDAAALNAGSSGGSRGSGRERRGKSGDSRGERLRSEAGTPKTRRTGKTRGETGTGTKGGARERRKRTGVGGEGASGSEASGSWFW, from the coding sequence ATGTGGCaggcgttcgtcgcgctgGTCCAGCTGCTCAAGCTGCTGGACCGCCTCGCGTGGttcctcggccgcggcgcgctggcgggGATCCTGTGGACCATCCTGGCGGTGTGGAGGCTGGCGTTGCAGTGCGCGGGGTTGGACGTGGACAGGaagtcgcggcgcggcgcgcacgaccgcggcggccggcgcggggcgaacttcggcgacgccttcgcgacgacggaggttCCCGAGCGCATCGTCCTGTcgtcgcgcggtgacgcgaacaagctcgaggcgaagatgcgcgggtggacgcgatggcgcgagGACTACGACATCGACAACATCCTCGCCACCCCCAAGCCCTCGTTCGAGGTCGTGAAGGCGTTCTACCCTCACGCGCTGCACGGCAAGACCAAGAGCGGACACGCGATACAGATGGAGGCGCCGGGGCAGTTCTCGAAGCTCATCAAGGCGCTCAGGGATCGCGGGTTCGCGAATCCCACCCGCGCAGTCGTCGAGCACGTCTCCTTTGTCATGTCCTACGCCTTCGCCAACGTGGACCCGCGGAACTTACCGAACGGCCGCATCCTGCGAATCATCGACATGTCGCGCATGGACCTCGCCGACACCACGTACGAGGCGTTCATGTTCCTCaagacgatggcgtcgagcgttTCGATCGCGTTCCCggagcgcgtccatcgcgtcgtcatcgtcaaccCGCCGAGCGGCTTCGGCGTGCTCTGGTCCGTGTTctcgccgttggcgtcgccgtcgacgctgGCGAGGGTGAAGGTGTGCAAaacgacggaggaggcgcggaggGTTCTGGAAGAGGACATGGACATCAGGGACATCCCGCGCGAGTACGGCGGTCGGTGCACGTGCGGCGGGAACAGGCGGGGATCCCCGGCGCTCAAAATCTTTGGCACCTTTCGCGAcacgggcgggggcgacgcgcagcTGTGTCCATCCGCGTCCATGTCGAGCTGCTGgagggacgaggcgctggaaCGTGAGCTttggagggacgcggcggcgctcaacgcggggtcgagcggcggctcgcggggctcggggcgcgagcggcgcgggaagAGTGGTgactcgcgcggcgagagGTTGAGGTCGGAAGCCGGGACTCCGAAGACGCGTAGGACGGGAAAGACGAGGGGCGAGACCGGAACGGGGACGaaaggaggcgcgcgcgagcgacggaaGAGGACCGGGGTGGGTGGCGAAGGCGCGTCCGGATCGGAGGCGTCCGGCTCCTGGTTCTGGTGA
- a CDS encoding predicted protein, translating into MPASLRGRRGVLAAELARGKSGTAGREDGATARRIAQASGDFVRTVPRKRAEVAARGIRRARTAPSRRAPGAPGRIRPRTHRVFFFRVCLTHHSRDDAPALRLDRSSFMFGSSARSFRHVLPPENIMLASAGATKRRRPDRARRAPFCTPKSDR; encoded by the exons ATGCCTGCGAGTTTACGTGGAAGGAGGGGCGTG CTGGCCGCCGAGCTGGCGCGCGGCAAAAGCgggacggcggggcgcgaagacggggcgaccgcgcggcgcatcgcgcaGGCGAGCGGCGATTTCGTCCGGACGGTCCCTCGGAAACGAGCagaggtcgcggcgcgggggattcgacgcgcgcggacggcgccgtcgcgtcgcgctcccggCGCTCCGGGGCGCATTCGTCCACGAACACATCGCGTATTTTTTTTCCGAGTCTGTCTAACGCACCattcgcgcgacgacgcgcccgcgctcagACTCGACCGGTCGTCCTTCATGTTCGGCAGCAGCGCCCGCAGCTTCCGACACGTTTTGCCGCCAGAGAATATcatgctcgcgtccgccggcgcgaccaagcggcgtcgccccgaccGGGCCAGACGCGCGCCTTTCTGCACGCCGAAAAGCGACCGATAA